The Geoalkalibacter subterraneus genome contains the following window.
CGCATCTTCGACATTTTCCAACACCCGGGCGTAGAGCTGCGGGTCGGTGGAGGCCCCTGTTCTATTGGAGATACTCATTACAATTGATCGGATGACGCAGAAAAGAATGCGTCGGTTTCCCGGACCATTTCAGCTATGGAGCGGGTGCTGTTGATTCGTGCGCGAAAGTTGGCGGCGCCGGGCAGGCCTCGTGCATACCAGCACAGGTGTTTGCGCATCTCGCCCAGAGTGCGCGTTGCCCCGAAATATTCCAGGTGCATGTCGATGTGAAGCAGGGCAACTTGGCGTCGTTTAGCTGGCGGAGGACAAGAGGTTTCCTCCCTGTTGTTCAGGTTGAGAATGCTGCGTGCCAGCCATGGGTTGCCGTATGCCCCGCGGCCGAGCATCAGTGCATCGCACCCGGTCTGTTCGGTCAGTCTGTCGGCGTCGGCAGGTTTGAGGACGTCGCCGCTTCCGATGACGGGAATTTTAAGCGCTTGTTTTAGTTTTCGAATGTGACTCCAATCGGAGAGGCCGCCGAATCCTTGAGTCCGGGTCCGGGGATGAAGGGTGACAGCATCGGCACCTTCTTCCTGCGCCATACGACCGACTTCCAAGTAATTTTCACTGTCCCGGTCCCAGCCGGAGCGAAACTTGACGGTCAGAGGGCGCCGTGTGACATGACGTACCGCACGGATGATAGCGGCTGCACGAAGGGGCTCTCGCATCAGGGCCGAACCGGCCCCGGAGCGAACAACTTTTTTAACCGGGCAGCCCATGTTGATGTCGATAACATCGGCCTCCTCTTCAACAAGCGCCGCTGCCCGCGCCATGATGTCCGGATCTGCTCCGAACAATTGGACGGCCAGGGGTTTTTCGCGCGGCTGGGAGCGCAGAAGGTCACGTGTGCGGGCGCCATTGTAGACCAGTCCGTTGGCGCTGACCATTTCGGTAAAAACCAGGCTGACGCCAAAACTTTTGAAAATCAGACGGAAGGGCAGATCTGTGATGCCGGCCATGGGGGCCAGGAAAAGATTGTTGGCAAGGGAAAGATTGCCTATCTTCATATTTTATATCTCTTTTGCTTAAATTTTATGCATATTATCACGCCCCTTGTTCAAGTCAAAAGGAAATTCATCTTGCCTTCCTGGTGTGAATACTGTATACAAAATAAAGCTTGACATTGTTCGGTCCCTGTTGCTAGAAAAGTGACTAAAATGATATTTGAAAATATTGTTTACGGTGGAGAATGCACTGCCCCATCTTCTTGATAATTTTATTGTTTTTTATAACGGTGTTATTTTCTTTTTTCTTGAGGTATTGGGACTTTGGGGGCCGGCGGAAATGAGTCCGCTGTGTCTGTTTGGGTAGGCTTTTATTGGATGCCGTTCCGGTAATTCTGCCGGAGGGTAGAGGCTGAGTCGATGGGAAGTTCCCATCGCAATTTAAAATGGAAAAGGAGAGAGAGTATGGCGACTTTGAAGGAAACTCTGTTAAAGAAGATCCAGGAGCACCGTCCTCGCACCACCCGTCTGGTCAAAGAATTCGGCGATGTGAAAATCGGTGAGGTAACCATCGCTCAGGCCATTGGTGGTGCACGCGGCGTCAAGTGCCTTGTGACCGACATCTCCTATCTTGACCCCATGGAAGGTATTCGCTTCCGCGGGATGACAATTCCTGAGACTTTTGAAGCTCTGCCCAAGGTCCCCGGTTCCGAATACCCCTATGTGGAAGGTTTCTGGTACCTGCTGCTGACCGGTGACGTTCCGACCGACGCCCAGGTGCAGGAAGTTGTCGAAGACTGGAAAGCCCGTGCTCAGGTTCCCGAGTATGTCTTTGACGTGCTGCGCACCATGCCCCGCGACACCCATCCCATGACCATGTTCTCCGCTGCTATCCTTGCTATGCAGCGTGAATCCGTCTTTGCCAAGAAATATGCTGAAGGCATCAGCAAGATGGATTACTGGGATCCGATGTATGAAGACTGCAGTACTCTGATGGCCCGTCTGCCCCAGATCGCTGCCTACATCTACCGCATGAAGTACAAGGGAGATACCCCCATCGCTCCCGATCCCGACCTCGACATGGGCGGCAACTTTGCTCACATGATGGGCATTGACAAGCCTTATGATGATGTTGCCCGCATGTACTTCATCCTGCACTCCGATCATGAGTCCGGCAACGTGTCTGCGCACACCACCCACCTGGTGGCTTCCGCACTGTCCGATGCCTATTACAGCCTCTCTGCCGGCATCAACGGTCTGGCAGGCCCGCTGCATGGTCTGGCAAACCAGGAAGTTCTCCGCTGGACTCAGGACTTCATGAAAAAGCTCGGCGGCGAAGTGCCCACCAAGGAAGGGCTCGAAAAAGCTCTGTGGGACACCCTCAACAGCGGTCAGGTCATCCCCGGCTACGGTCATGCTGTTCTGCGCAAGACCGACCCCCGCTACACCGCTCAGCGTGAGTTCTGCCTGAAGACCCCCGGTCTCAAGGATTACCCGCTGTTCCAGCTGGTCAGCATGATTTTCGAAGTGGCTCCTGACGTTCTGCAGCAGCATGGCAAGGCTAAGAACCCCTGGCCGAACGTCGACGCCCAGTCCGGTGTTATCCAGTGGTACTATGGCGTGACCGAGTATGACTTCTACACCGTTCTGTTCGGTGTTGGCCGCGCCCTCGGTGTTCTCGCCAACATCACTTGGGACCGCGCTCTCGGCTATGCTATCGAGCGTCCCAAGTCCGTTACCACCGATATGCTGGAAGAAGCAGCCGGTATCAAGAAGTAATCTGCGAACACGGCAGAGATTTCCATTACATTTTCATCTGATGAATTGGCGGGGTGCCCTGAAAAGGGTGCCCCGTTTTTTAATGTTTTTGGGAAAAGTCTCTTTTTAGAATGCAAAAAGCCCCTCCAGTATAGTTAGGCGGGGCTTTTTGCATTTGTCGGGTGCTTATAATGTCTTGCGGAATTTTGCGGTGAAGTAATCCTGTTCTTCAGGTTGGCCGCCAGGACATTGCTATTTCTTTTCCGGTCGACGGCCGAACAGCAGAAGCTTTTGGTCGGTGTAGCTTTCCACTTCCCCTGCGAAAGTTTCAATCTGAAAATAGTCATGGACCTTCTGCGGTGCATCGATAAAATACTTGTTGAGGCGCTGAACTCCTTGTCTGTCGAGGCCCGAGCGCTTAGCCCATGTGATGAAATCATGGGTTTTGGGGAACTTCTGGGTCTGCAGGTCGATGAAGCCGGCCTCTTTCGCCATGGCGAGCCACTGGTCTTCAGTGAACGCCTGCACATGGGTAGGGTCGCGCATCTTTTCCATTGTCTGGTAGAAATCTGCAATCTCAGGATCTTCCGGCAGCAGAGTATCGATGATGACCATACGCCCTCCGCGGCGTAGGACACGGAAAAATTCGCGCAAAGCCTGGGGCACGTCGGGAAAATGGTGCGGTGCGATGCGGCAGGTGAGGATGGTGAAAGATCCTGCGGGGAAGGGCAGATCCTCGGCATCGGCCTCGCGGAAAGTGATGTTTTCCACGCCCCCCTCTTCGCTGATGAACTCCTGTGCTTTTTTGAGAATCTGCATGGTAAGGTCCGAGGCGACTACGCTGCGGACTTTTGGGGCAAAGAATAAAGATGTATGTCCTCCGCCGGTTGCGACATCGAGCATGAGATCATCTGTGGTCGGATTTAACAGGCGGGCTGCTTCAGCCAGGTCGTCTCCATGCGCGAAGCCTTCGTCGTGGACATAACGGTCGGCTGTCCGTGCGAACTGTTCTTTTACTTTTTCCTTAAACCCCTTGTCCATGGAGTCTCTCCTGATTTACTGTGTAGTGATGGCAAGGATCTGGTAAGCAGGTTTTCTGCCAAACGTATAGTAGATAAAGAACGGGAGCATAGCATGAAACAGACGGAATTGGGAAGCACTGGTTTGCGCGTCACCCCCCTTGTCTTCGGCTCGCTGCCTCTGGGACCGCTGCAGGCTGATCTCGATCCGCGTGAAGGCGGACGGCTGATCCGCCATGCGCTCGATTGCGGCATCAATATGGTGGACACTGCAGAGCTTTACGGTACCTATGCGCATATACGCGAGGGGCTTGCCGGGTTATCAAACCTTCCGGTCCTTGCCAGTAAAACTCATGCAACCACCGCCGAAGATGCCCGTCAGCATGTTGAAAATGCTCTGCGGGGTATAGGGGTTGAGCGGCTTGATATCGTGCACATTCATGGCGCCCGCCTCAGCGATCCTTTCAATGAAAGGGCCGAGGTTCTCGAAGAACTGCAGCGTATGCGCGCAGAGGGGCTTATCGGCCATATTGGACTTTCCACCCATTATATCTGTGCGGTTCGTGCCGCGGCAGATCATCCTGAGATTGAAGTTATTCATCCCTTGATCAACCGCGGTGGCATGGGGATTCTGGATGGCTCGGCAGAAGAGATGGCTGCGGCCATCTCCTACGCGGCGGCCAGGGGCAAGGGGATCTATGCCATGAAAGCTCTGGCAGGCGGCAACCTCATATCCAGCGCTCGCACCAGTCTTGGCTACGTCCGCAGGCTTGACGGCGTACATGCGGTCGCCGTCGGCATGCTCGCCCGTGAAGAGATCGAGGCCAATATCGCTCTCTTTGATCAGCGGGCCGAAGATGAAACCCTCTGGCGGGCGTTGGAAAGCAGGCGACGCCACCTCAAAATCATGGCGAATTTCTGCAAGGGGTGCGGTGCCTGTGTGGATGCCTGTACGAATGACGCATTGCGGCTTGTTGATGGCAAGGCCGAGATCATCGAGGAAAATTGCATTCTTTGCGGGTATTGTGCGGCGGCCTGTCCCGAATTTATTATCCGGGTGGTCTAATGTGCTGCCCTGAGATTGTGTGTCTTTTGGCTGCGTATTTTTTCTGAACGACCTCTGGAATAAAGATTGCTAGAGCCCCGTGGAGTTGGAAGTGTCCGGTCCTCCACGGGGTATTTTATTGCCTCCGCAAAGGGGTTGAACGACAATTGTGGCGAAAATCTGTCCAGCACGGCGATCTGCGTGACAGATAATGATTCGATGCCTGTCCGATGCGGGCAGGCAGGATCTTATGCGAAGGAGTCAGGTGTAAATGGAAAACTGGGATGTGATGTTGGCCGAACTGGGGCTTAAACTGTGGCGTGAATTGCTTTATATCCTGCCGTATCTTGCCATCGGTGTTTTTCTCGAAGCCGTAATCCGCACGTTTAAATGGCATGTGCGCATTCGCAAGGCGCTGACCCGCTTCGGCCTGATCTCTATCGTATTCGCCACCCTGCTTGGAGCCATAAGCCCCCTTTGCGCCTGTGCAACGCTGCCGCTGGTTATCTCTCTGCTGCTGGCCGGGCTGCCTTTGGCGCCGGCGGTCTCCCTGCTGGTGACCTCGCCGTTGATGAGCCCCGCATCCTATACCATGCTCTCAGGCATGCTGGGGCTGGGATGGGCCAACATGGTGCTGCTTTCCGCGATCTTTCTCGGCCTTTTCGCCGGTTATCTGACGCACTGGCTGCGCGACTTCGGATTTTCCGAAGATGTTATTTTCAAGAAAAAACTTCCTGAAGGCGATTTCCACGACCCCGATTATCCCGTCGAAGAGCTGCGCTGTGAATGCGGCAAGCAGCTGTCGCACCGGGTCGATCGCTGCACTCACAACAAATTCCTTGTTTTTCTGGCCAAATTCTGGGAAGGGGCGATCAAGATCGGTAAATTCGCCATGATCGGCCTTATTATTGAAGTGGTGGTCACCTCTTTTGTCCCCAATCAGTGGATTATCAATCTGCTCTCCGGGGAAGGGTTGGCTCCGATTTTTACCCTGACTTTCGCAACAATCCCCCTGCACCTTCCCCAGGTGACGGCGGCGTCGATGATCTTCGGCTTTTTTCTGCCGGATCCCGGTGAGGCGATTGCTCTGGCCAAGGGGCCGGGTATTGCCATGCTGGTCGGGGGGCCGGTGACGGCTTTGCCGGTTATGGGGGTTTTTATCTCCATGTTCCGCCCGCGAGTTGTTTTGCTCTATCTGGCTCTATGTGTCACCGGGACCTTGTTTCTGGCTCTGACGCTGCGCGTGCTGCCGATTTCACTGTGATCCGGCACCAGTTTTATTCCTCCTGGTTCTCCTGCTCTTGCTCCTGTTGTGCTTCCTGCAGGCGCTGCTCAAGCCACTGCGCCAGTTCATGGACCGGGCTGTCCGCACCCTCCGGAAGATCCTCCAGGGACCGCAGGCCGATTTCCAGGCGTCTTGCTGCCTGCAGGCAGGCCCGGTAGTGCAGGGCAGGGTCCTGGTCGGCGGTGTCCTGCGCTGCGGCGGTTTCCTTGAATTTTTTCAGAACGGTGGGATGGCTACGTTCTTCATCCACCACCGCCTTGCGTAAATCAGCATATTCCTCTTCTGAAAAGTTTTTTTCCTCCCGTGCCTGCCGCAACAGATCAATGGATCGATAATCGGGGAGAGGCGAGAGTCCCTCATGGCGCGCCAACACCTGAGGTTCGTTTTTTTCAAGAAAATGATAGGCCATCAGCAGTTTGTCGGCTGTAGCCTTGCGGATGCGGATCTCGCGGGAGCAGTAATCCTCGAAAACGGCATAGCCCCAGTTCTCAAAAAGTTTCTGTCGGCGCACTTCGGCAAGGCGTTCACCGAGTTCAGCCCATGAAGACTTGAAACGCTTGGCCGATTCAAGCGCGCGATATCGGTCGGAGCCGGGCTCGACTTCCTGCATGATCTGTTCTATTTGACGTTCCGCTTTCGATTTGACCTGTTCGTCCATTGTATAATGCTCCTTTGTGCAGACGCTATCTTGCCAGACGAGAGCTTAACACAGCAATGCTGGGCGGCAAAGAGTCTGGTCGATGTGTGCTATCGGTGGTAATCTCTGCCCTGCCGGCCTTTCTCTCATCAGGATTCAGATGGGGATGGCGTTGTTGTTGGTGAATACCTTTAGAAGGAGATTTTTACATGCTGCCTTCAGCTGTGGTCGGGCCTGAAACGGTCCGCATGTTGGAACTGGGCCATCCCTGGGTGATCGCAGATCGATATACACGCCGGTGGCCGAAAGGTCGCGCCGGCGATCTTGTTCTGCTGACGGACGAGAAGGGGCGAGCTCTGGGCTGTGCGCTGCGCGACCCCAGTGACAGGGTGGTGGCGCGGGTCATATCAGAAAAAGCGGTGAAGCTTGATCAATCCTGGTTTGAAGCGATGCTGCGTGACGCACTCATGCGGCGGCGTCATGCGGATCTCGGCGACACGACAGCCTATCGTCTGGTGAACGGGGAGGGGGACGATCTCTCCGGCGTGGTGATTGAATGCTACGGCGATTTTCTCCTGATTCAGCTCTACACCCAGGCGTGGGAGCCCTACCTCGACCGCATTGTCGCAGCGCTGGTGAAAGTGGTTGGGCCCCGCGGCATCTATCTCAAGACCAGACCGCGCCAGACGCGCAAGTTGGCGGCCGAAAATCGGGAAAATCGGCTGGGGCGCCATGTCTGGGGCGCCCAGGCCCGGTTCCCGTTGACGGTGCGGGAAAACGGCCTGAATTTTCTGGTCGACCTGGAAGAGGGGCTCCATACCGGGTTGTTCATGGATCAGCGTCATAACCGCGCAGACCTGATGAAGCGTATCGCAGGAGCGCATTTTCTGAACCTGTTCTGCTTCACCGGGGCATTTTCCGTTGCAGCAGCAGCTGCCGGAGCCGAGCATGTCGTCAGTGTGGACGCTTCTGCGACCTATCTCGATTGGGCGCGCCAGAATTTCAGAGCTAATGGTCTCGACCCGCAAGACCACGAATTCATTGCTGGTGATTGCTTTGCTGTGCTGGCCGAAGCCGTACGTGAAAACCGGCGCTTTGATGTGATCCTGATGGACCCTCCTTCCTTCTCGACGACCCGTAGCAGCCGTTTCACAACGCGAGGCGGCACCAGTGACCTGGTCGCCAGTGCCTTGCGATTGCTTTCTCCCGGAGGGTTGCTGATCTGTTCATCCAATCATCAGAAAATCGATTGGGCCGAATTTCTCAAGGAGATTCGTCGCGGAGCTCTGCAGGCCGGCAGTTCGCCTCGGGTTTTGTCCACCCGGGGTCAGCCTGAAGATTTCCCCTTTCCCGTGACATTCCCCGAAGGGCGCTATTTGAAATACGTGATGATGGAGAAATAGCCCCGGTTGTTACGGATAAAAAAAGGCCCGGCGTGGGGGCGCCGGGCCAAAACGTGAGCAAGGGAGTCAGGCTCACGGTCAAGATGTTGGTTTTACAAACGTTTACTTGAGGCGTGCGCTCTTGCCGGTGCGCAGCGGATCCCCTTCATAGCCAAGGGCTTTCCAGTCCAGGCGACCGTTGTCGCCGTGGCAATCCAGACAACCCAGGGACTGCTCTTTGGGGGACACCATGTGGTTGATGCTCCAGTACATCTTGGTGGAGGCAAAGTCATAGTTGCCGCTGTATTCGAGGCCGCTGGCCTCCATGCCGAGTTTGGCGGCGCTCTGCCAATCGAAGGTTTTCCAGTAACCGTCCTTGCCGAACACCTTCGGAGTGATCAGGTACTGATGTTCGGTGTCGTAGATCTGCTTGCCTGTGTGGACCTTGAAAGGTGAAATCTTGGCTTCAGGGTCGTTGATGTCGCCGAGAGGATAGCTCAACAGAGTCATCTCATCGGGGTTGATTTTATCCCCCGGGATATATGCGCCGCCGGTGCCGTTGTACCAGGCATACTCAGGCACGATATTCTTGTCCCAGGTGAAGTGACCCTTCTTTTTCATATAAGTCGGCTTGCCATGCTCGTCCTTTGCCTCCTCAAGATCCTGCCCGGCGGTTGACCAATCCCAGGAGGTTTTGGTGGGGATTTGCTTGGCAAAGGTCGGGATGTGACAGGTCTGACAGGCTACAGCCGCCGTGTGGTCATTGAGCAGGCTTTCGGCGTGCGGGTCGGCGTGACAGCTTTCACAGCCGATGTGGGTCTGGTTGGAGGGGGAAACAACCATGGCGTTGCCGCTGATCTCGTGATTCTCGGTCGCGTGGCAGGTCTGGCAGGTGAAGTCGTTGCCTTCTACAGCCATATGCACATCTGTTTCCCGTTCGGGATAATCGATCGATGAATCAAGGTCGCCGTGTTTGACCGCATCGCCGCCGCCACCGAAGAAGTGGCAGGACCCGCAGTTGAAGCGGCTGGGGGTGCCGACATTTTTTGCGACATAGACCAGGTCAACAACTTCATCGGGGTGGCCCGCACCGGTGGCGGTTTTCTTGTAGGTCCCTGTCGTGTCATGGCATACAAGGCAGTCGACCTTGGTTTTATCGGTAAAATCGAAACTGGCGTCTTCCCAGCCGTAGCCGATATGGCAGCTGGTGCAGCGCGGCCAGTTGCTGTCAATGGAGACACAGAAGTTATTGATGGCGTTTTTTTTGCCGCGGTCGACTTCTTTGCCATTGATGGTCTGCTTCAGGTTCCAGTTCCAGTGGCTGGTTTTCATGACGTCTGTGGCTGCGTCCTCGTGGCAGTTCAGGCAAGCTGCAGTCACTTCCGGTCCGCTGTTGAGCGGTCCGCTGATATAGTTTTCGTGACCGGCCAGAGCGGTCAGCGGAATGGTGAGGAGCATGAGGACGAAAAGTCCCAAGCTCTTCCTGGGCTGTTTCCCTTTCATTTCATTGCCTCCATAATGCTGCGGGCGGGCATGGCCTGATCCCGTGAAAGTAGTGATTCATAATGATTTTTATTTTTTCTTTGGCCCCCATGCGGACGTGTCCAGATGAGTATCAAACATTTGGAAAACATACAATATAAAAAATTGAATGTTCATATAAGCAAAACTTATGGGGTGTTTAAATACTTGCCTTAGTTTATTGTTTTTGTTAAAAATGCCTATTCGGCTGTTCGTCTTCAGCAACTGATTGAAATGTGCATTTCCCGCTTAGATTCAGTTGCGGCGGCAGGCGAGAATACCAAGGAGGATATAAAGAATAATGGGATTTCTTGAAGGAAAGCGCGGCATTATTTTCGGTGTCGCCAACGATAAGAGTATTGCCTGGGGGATCGCCCGGGCTCTGCGCGATGCCGGCGCCGAGTTGGCCTTTACCTATTTGAACGAAGCGCTGGAGAAGCGCGTCAGACCTCTTGCCGAGAGTCTCGGATCGTCGCTGGTGCTGCCGTGCGATGTTCAGAAAGATTCGGATATCGAAGCGGTCTTTGGCGAGCTTGAAAAAGCCTGGGGCAAGCTTGATTTTGTGGTTCATTCCGTGGCGTTTGCCCACCGTGATGACCTCAAGCGACCTTTCAGCCAGACTTCTCGCGAGGGATTCTCCCTGGCTATGGACATCAGCGCCTACTCTCTTCTGCCGATCAGTCGCTATGCCGCGCCCTTGATGAAAGAGGGGGGCAGTATCGTCACTATGACTTACCTTGGGGCGCAGAAGGCGGTTCCCAATTACAATGTCATGGGGGTCGCCAAGGCTGCTCTGGAGGCCTCTGTCCGCTATCTGGCCGCAGAGCTGGGGCCTGAAGGTATTCGGGTCAACGCCGTTTCGGCCGGTCCGATCAAAACCCTTGCAGCCTCGGGGATCGGCCAGTTCAAGGAAAAGCTCAAGCTGATGGATGATTTTGCGCCTCTGCGACGCACCGTCACGCAGGAGGAAGTCGGGAAATCGGCTCTTTATCTGGTATCCGACCTTTCCAGCGGCGTGACCGGCGAGGTCCATTTTGTTGATGCCGGATTCAACGTGATCGTTAACGCTTGAACCCGGCATGACGCATGCTGATCCAACGGGGCCCTGGAGGCCCCGTTTTTTTCTCGGAAGGAGGTGAGGCTGCGTGCTTGACGGCAACCTGACCGGACTCAAGCCCAGCCAGATCAAGGCTCTTGAGCGGGTTCACAAGCGACGCACCGCTGCCGATCAGGTCATTGGAGCGGATCTGGCCCGCTTTCTGACGGAATTATCGGGCGAGATTCGTCGCCAGCTTGCAGTTCTGATCGACCGCCAGGGCACGGTCGTGCATGTCATCGTCGGCGACGATCGTGAAATCGTTATCCCCGATCTGTCGCGCTACCGCTTGGGTCGCAGCGGCCTGCGCGGGTTGCGCTGCATCCATACTCATCTTGGTGGTGAGCCCCTGTCCCAGGATGACTTGACCGACCTTGCCCTGCTGCGTCTGGATCTGATGGCTGCGATTGCCGTTGGTGCGCACGGTCTTCCCGGACGCATCGATTACGCCCATCTGCTGCCTCCAACCCCCGAAGGAAAAGGGGTTGAGCTGCTCAGCGCGCCTTCCGTACATGACCTCCACCTCGACTTCCCTCACTTTATCTCGTCCCTTGAGTCCGAGATGGAGCGCAAGATGGGGGAAACTTTCGACCTCTCCGACCCCCGCGAAAAAGCGATTCTCATTTCGGCCGGCCGTGAACCGCGGGCTGAACTGGAAGATTCTCTTTCCGAACTTGCCGAACTTGCCCGAACCGCTGACGTGGTGGTGCTGGACCAGGTGGTGCAGCGTACCCAGAAAATTCACCCCCGATTTCTGATGGGGGAGGGGAAGCTCAAGGAGGTCATCATTCGCGCCCTGCAGCAGGGGGCGACCCTGCTGATTTTTGATCAGGAGCTTTCGCCTGGGCAGGCGCGGGCGATCGGCGCCATGACCGAAATGAAGGTTATCGATCGGTCTCAGCTGATTCTCGACATTTTTGCCCGGCGGGCTCATACCCTGGACGGCAAGGTGCAGGTTGAGCTGGCGCAACTCAAATACATCATGCCGCGCCTGCTCGGCAAAGGCACATCCATGTCCCGCCTGATGGGTGGTCTTGGCGGCCGCGGGCCGGGTGAAACCAAGCTCGAGATTGATCGCCGCCGCATTCGAGACCGGATCACCCGCCTGGAAAAACAGCTGGCGTCACTGTCCAAGGGGCGTCGGCAACGACGCCAGCGGCGCATCCGTTCCCAGCTCCCCATTATTTCCATTGTGGGTTATACCAATGCGGGCAAATCAACGCTTCTCAATGCCCTCACTCAAAGCGCCGTATTTACGGAAGATCTCCTGTTCGCCACTCTGGATACCTCCTCACGCCGGTTGCGGTTTCCGCAGGAGCGTGAAGTCATTATTACCGACACCGTAGGGTTTATCCGCAAACTGCCCAAGAGTCTTCTGGGGGCCTTCAAAGCCACTCTGGAGGAGCTTGAAGACGCGGATCTGCTTCTGCATGTGGTCGATATTTCCGATCCGCGTTTCGAGGAGCAGATTGTTGCCGTGGAGCGCATCTTGCAGGACCTTGATCTTGGCACTTTGCCGCGGCAGCTGGTTTTTAACAAAACCGACAAGGTTTCATCGCAGGAAGTTGCGGCCTTATGCCGTCGCTTCAATGCCATTGGCGTCAGTGC
Protein-coding sequences here:
- the hflX gene encoding GTPase HflX, with amino-acid sequence MLDGNLTGLKPSQIKALERVHKRRTAADQVIGADLARFLTELSGEIRRQLAVLIDRQGTVVHVIVGDDREIVIPDLSRYRLGRSGLRGLRCIHTHLGGEPLSQDDLTDLALLRLDLMAAIAVGAHGLPGRIDYAHLLPPTPEGKGVELLSAPSVHDLHLDFPHFISSLESEMERKMGETFDLSDPREKAILISAGREPRAELEDSLSELAELARTADVVVLDQVVQRTQKIHPRFLMGEGKLKEVIIRALQQGATLLIFDQELSPGQARAIGAMTEMKVIDRSQLILDIFARRAHTLDGKVQVELAQLKYIMPRLLGKGTSMSRLMGGLGGRGPGETKLEIDRRRIRDRITRLEKQLASLSKGRRQRRQRRIRSQLPIISIVGYTNAGKSTLLNALTQSAVFTEDLLFATLDTSSRRLRFPQEREVIITDTVGFIRKLPKSLLGAFKATLEELEDADLLLHVVDISDPRFEEQIVAVERILQDLDLGTLPRQLVFNKTDKVSSQEVAALCRRFNAIGVSALDRSSFNPMLAELESRFWPGEADDALHEHSEP